In the genome of Drosophila subpulchrella strain 33 F10 #4 breed RU33 chromosome 2L, RU_Dsub_v1.1 Primary Assembly, whole genome shotgun sequence, one region contains:
- the LOC119546372 gene encoding protein peste, translated as MIGKQRILRTSAVGLVLSTFSLFSVVYMDQIERWMIEWLMVLRPGTLISTLWESPSMDINVDLYIFNWTNSESIGDPTVKPRFEELGPYRFTERMQKVNVEWHDENSTVSYKRRSRFDFDPKLSAGRLSDPIVAPNLLIVGLYQKMMLWSPMLRSLMMIALNIYGKDQTMVRPASDWMFDGFDTPLIKMSKMMPPNLVPEMKFPYEKIGYAYPRNGSMEIYGHHNVYTGRDKFEKLGQIAQWRYNNVTEASPRCKLKGSTGEFHPIPLVKGRPISYFLPDLCRELQVDYYGTTLFEGVEAFVYKGSARNMANGTDNPDNSCYCQENCQEVRSGLLNISSCWYGAPVFASYPHFYQADPYYADQVEGMKPDKDRHAMVIMLEPKTGMVLEIKARIMANLLVEPKTHLIYRNARKTFFPLIWADYNVRITDDLLGYVKLIPILELVGKICGVLGASLGVLMVFWYPHQMIWQKTLMQKIEINALETTRTSDPTKNNSVEDSPLLIGLQ; from the exons ATGATCGGAAAACAACGCATTTTACGGACTAGTGCGGTGGGTCTAGTTTTGTCCACCTTCAGTCTTTTCTCGGTAGTTTACATGGATCAGATCGAACGTTGGATGATCGAGTGGTTAATGGTTCTGAGACCCGGAACTCTGATTAGCACTCTGTGGGAATCGCCCTCCATGGATATAAACGTGGAtctgtatattttcaattggACAAACTCAGAGAGCATAGGCGATCCTACAGTGAAGCCAAGATTTGAGGAACTCGGACCTTACCGCTTTACGGAGCGGATGCAGAAGGTCAATGTGGAGTGGCACGATGAGAACTCAACGGTTTCCTACAAGCGCCGCAGTCGGTTCGACTTCGATCCAAAACTCAGTGCTGGACGTCTCTCAGATCCCATCGTGGCGCCCAACCTGCTAATCGTGGGCTTGTACCAGAAGATGATGCTGTGGAGTCCTATGCTGCGATCCCTAATGATGAttgctttaaatatttacggTAAAGACCAGACGATGGTACGTCCTGCCAGCGATTGGATGTTCGACGGGTTCGACACGCCGCTGATCAAGATGAGCAAAATGATGCCGCCTAACCTCGTGCCGGAGATGAAGTTTCCCTATGAGAAGATCGGCTATGCATATCCA CGCAATGGCAGCATGGAAATCTACGGCCATCATAATGTCTACACAGGACGAGATAAGTTTGAAAAACTGGGTCAAATAGCTCAGTGGCGCTACAACAACGTCACAGAAGCCAGTCCCAGGTGCAAATTGAAGGGCAGTACCGGGGAATTCCATCCAATACCGCTGGTGAAAGGCAGACCCATATCCTACTTCCTGCCGGATCTGTGCCGTGAACTACAGGTGGACTATTACGGCACCACACTTTTCGAAGGCGTCGAGGCATTCGTGTACAAGGGCAGTGCCCGCAACATGGCGAATG GTACTGACAATCCTGATAACAGCTGCTATTGCCAAGAAAACTGCCAGGAGGTGAGGTCTGGTCTCCTGAACATCTCCTCCTGCTGGTATGGGGCTCCAGTTTTTGCATCCTATCCGCACTTTTATCAAGCCGACCCGTACTACGCGGATCAGGTGGAGGGCATGAAGCCCGACAAGGATCGCCACGCGATGGTCATTATGTTGGAGCCCAAAACCGGAATGGTGCTGGAGATCAAGGCCCGCATAATGGCCAACTTGTTAGTCGAACCCAAAACCCATTT AATCTATCGCAATGCGAGAAAGACGTTCTTCCCGTTGATCTGGGCAGATTATAATGTGCGCATCACTGACGATCTGTTAGGATACGTGAAGTTAATACCAATCCTAGAGTTGGTGGGCAAAATCTGTGGTGTCCTAGGCGCGTCTTTGGGCGTGCTTATGGTCTTCTGGTATCCTCACCAGATGATTTGGCAGAAAACCCTAATGCAGAAGATCGAGATCAATGCTCTGGAAACGACCAGAACGTCCGACCCCACAAAAAATAATAGTGTGGAGGACTCGCCGCTGCTGATAGGATTGCAGTAA